The Geotalea uraniireducens Rf4 genome window below encodes:
- a CDS encoding NAD-glutamate dehydrogenase domain-containing protein has product MHFVTENSLYEKVQEKITEGGGRSENNLDWLQGQMDPYFSITMQEEVEAIASLAAGLQSLGRNQRLILADREKTLILARLNLPGSLYDTLRTLQEREISYAQFTHSDGTVPGLSHELEVQRFDFDRKEHQEIVRATDAAIPPEIRAGVIEALQNRYPQFDLAELDGLLRILWLNSESYIRISPPKRVAQILWLYQQGNRQGGIYLDVEETESPAERGETRVMFAVGNPPQKDFLVQIMEVFNRLNLGIKRAYCLTISNGVHPYFLGTFYVRKRDAGSLAKGSELFDRLQKELYNTQILSTASPTYRDFVTRQVMTGEEGSLVNAFISFCHTNLAHHHPDPFGYEDVMRAFHSHPDIALQLSALFRARFEPGIEGRDEFYRRMLEETTRFIEEYNTGHRYIDDIRRSIFRCCITFIRNTLKTNFYVPEKHALAFRLDPAYLAELNPEFIADLPTEVPFRITFFFGRYGAGYHIGFSDIARGGWRTIITRNRDDYVTSASTLFREVYVLAHTQHLKNKDIYEGGSKMVVVLDAANLEDQDLLTQRLYKLQFGFLNAFLDIFVTEGGTARDQRVVDYYREDEPIELGPDENMHDVMIEMIARQSLKRGYILGIGIISSKKVGINHKEYGVTSTGVVKFAEITMQELGIDIRRDPFSVKFTGGPNGDVAGNAMCILLEQCPQVRIKLMLDGSGAIFDPEGVQREELQRILLKDDLDAFDPTRLHPGGFILYRRQHRTDGLRELFKRVVSTGAGTEEQWVTMDEFHREFGNLLFSVPTDLFIPAGGRPETIDKHNWHRLFREDGTPTTRAIVEGANSFITPEARIQMQRRGIVIMRDASANKCGVISSSYEIIANLLLSEDEFLSLKERYVADVIEILEKRAEDEARLIFRRHREPGCNLLYTEISDAISLEINAHYARLFNFFQRRPHLCVEPLFRQAILAHLPLLLRDEDKYRRRLDKLPAKYQYAVLAAEIASSLVYCGDREADFEEMLKGHLTRNFSIPVTIANI; this is encoded by the coding sequence ATGCATTTCGTGACCGAAAACAGTCTGTACGAGAAGGTTCAGGAGAAGATAACAGAGGGCGGCGGCCGGTCGGAGAATAATCTGGACTGGCTTCAGGGACAGATGGACCCGTATTTCTCCATTACCATGCAGGAAGAGGTTGAGGCCATTGCATCACTTGCGGCGGGCCTCCAGAGCCTGGGCAGGAACCAGCGGCTGATCCTGGCCGACCGGGAAAAAACCCTGATCCTGGCGCGCCTGAACCTGCCCGGCTCGCTCTACGATACACTGAGAACCCTCCAGGAGCGGGAGATCTCCTATGCCCAGTTTACCCATTCCGACGGGACGGTGCCGGGGTTATCCCATGAACTGGAAGTCCAGAGGTTCGATTTCGACCGGAAGGAGCACCAGGAGATCGTCCGGGCTACAGATGCGGCCATCCCCCCCGAAATCAGGGCCGGCGTGATCGAAGCCCTGCAGAACCGCTATCCGCAATTCGACCTGGCGGAGCTGGACGGGCTTCTGCGTATCCTCTGGCTCAACAGCGAAAGCTACATCCGTATCTCGCCCCCCAAGCGGGTTGCCCAGATCCTCTGGCTCTACCAGCAGGGTAACCGGCAGGGTGGTATCTACCTGGATGTGGAGGAGACCGAGAGCCCGGCGGAGCGCGGCGAGACGAGAGTCATGTTTGCCGTCGGCAACCCGCCGCAAAAGGATTTCCTGGTACAGATCATGGAGGTGTTCAACCGCCTCAACCTGGGAATAAAACGGGCCTACTGCCTGACCATTTCCAATGGCGTCCACCCCTATTTTCTCGGCACTTTTTATGTGCGGAAACGGGATGCCGGTTCGCTGGCAAAGGGGTCTGAGCTGTTTGACCGGCTGCAGAAGGAGCTTTACAATACCCAGATCCTTTCCACAGCCTCACCGACCTATCGCGACTTCGTGACGCGGCAAGTGATGACCGGCGAGGAGGGGTCCCTGGTCAACGCGTTCATCTCCTTCTGCCATACCAACCTCGCCCACCATCACCCGGATCCGTTCGGCTATGAGGATGTGATGCGGGCCTTTCATTCCCATCCCGATATCGCCCTGCAACTGTCAGCGCTCTTCCGCGCCCGATTCGAACCGGGCATCGAGGGGCGGGATGAGTTTTACCGGCGGATGCTCGAGGAGACGACCCGCTTCATTGAGGAATACAACACCGGTCACCGTTACATCGACGACATCCGCCGGTCGATCTTCAGGTGCTGCATCACCTTCATTCGCAATACCCTGAAGACCAATTTCTACGTCCCGGAAAAGCATGCGCTGGCGTTCCGCCTCGATCCCGCCTATCTCGCGGAACTGAACCCGGAATTCATCGCGGATCTGCCGACGGAAGTCCCCTTCAGGATTACCTTCTTCTTCGGCCGCTACGGCGCCGGCTACCATATCGGCTTCTCCGACATTGCCCGCGGGGGATGGCGCACCATCATCACCCGGAACCGTGACGACTATGTAACCTCCGCCAGCACCCTGTTCCGCGAGGTGTACGTGCTGGCCCACACCCAGCACCTGAAAAACAAGGACATCTACGAAGGAGGGTCGAAGATGGTGGTGGTCCTCGATGCCGCCAACCTGGAGGATCAGGACCTGTTGACGCAGCGGCTGTACAAGCTCCAGTTCGGCTTTCTCAATGCCTTCCTCGATATCTTCGTCACCGAAGGGGGCACGGCACGGGACCAGCGCGTGGTGGACTACTACCGGGAGGATGAGCCGATCGAGCTCGGACCCGACGAAAACATGCACGATGTCATGATCGAGATGATCGCCCGCCAATCGCTGAAGCGCGGCTATATCCTGGGGATAGGCATCATTTCCAGCAAAAAGGTCGGCATCAACCACAAGGAGTACGGGGTCACCTCGACAGGGGTGGTGAAGTTCGCCGAGATCACCATGCAGGAGTTGGGCATCGACATCAGAAGAGACCCTTTTTCGGTCAAGTTCACCGGCGGACCCAACGGCGACGTAGCAGGCAACGCCATGTGCATTCTGCTGGAACAATGTCCGCAGGTCAGGATCAAGCTCATGCTGGACGGCAGCGGAGCCATTTTTGACCCGGAAGGTGTGCAGCGGGAGGAACTGCAACGGATCCTGCTTAAAGACGATCTGGATGCCTTCGACCCGACCAGGCTTCACCCCGGCGGATTCATACTGTATCGCCGGCAGCACCGCACCGACGGGCTGCGTGAACTGTTCAAACGGGTAGTCAGCACCGGGGCCGGGACCGAAGAGCAATGGGTGACCATGGACGAGTTCCACCGGGAATTCGGCAATCTCCTCTTCTCCGTACCCACCGACCTGTTCATACCCGCCGGCGGCAGGCCGGAAACCATCGACAAGCACAACTGGCACCGGTTGTTCCGGGAGGACGGCACCCCCACCACCCGGGCCATCGTGGAAGGGGCCAATTCGTTCATTACCCCGGAGGCCCGCATCCAGATGCAGAGACGGGGAATCGTCATCATGCGCGACGCCTCCGCCAACAAGTGCGGGGTGATTTCCTCATCCTACGAGATCATCGCCAATCTGCTCTTGAGCGAAGATGAGTTTCTTTCCCTCAAGGAGCGCTATGTGGCCGATGTCATCGAAATCCTCGAAAAGCGGGCAGAGGATGAGGCGCGGCTGATCTTCCGGCGCCACCGTGAACCGGGCTGCAACCTTCTCTATACCGAGATTTCGGACGCAATCAGCCTGGAGATCAACGCCCATTACGCCAGATTATTCAACTTCTTCCAACGGCGCCCCCACCTTTGCGTAGAGCCGTTGTTTCGCCAAGCTATTCTGGCCCATCTGCCGCTGCTGCTCCGGGACGAGGACAAGTATCGCCGGCGGCTCGACAAGCTGCCGGCAAAGTACCAGTACGCCGTTCTCGCGGCTGAAATCGCCTCATCCCTGGTCTACTGCGGCGACCGCGAGGCGGACTTCGAGGAAATGCTCAAGGGGCACCTGACCAGGAATTTTTCCATCCCGGTCACTATCGCGAACATTTAA
- the gabD gene encoding NADP-dependent succinate-semialdehyde dehydrogenase: MFTLKDPTLFREQCHINGQWVDADNGETIAVTNPATGETIGAIPKMGASETRRAIEAANAAYPAWRAKTAAERSAVLRRWFELLLENQEDLAVLMTAEQGKPLAEARGEITYAASFLEWFAEEGKRVYGDTIPQHQPDKRIVVIKEPIGVCAAITPWNFPAAMITRKAGPALAVGCPMVVKPATQTPFSALALAELAARAGVPAGVFNVVTGASGAIGGEMTGNPIVRKLTFTGSTEIGKLLMVQCAGTVKKLAMELGGNAPFIVFNDADLDAAVEGALISKYRNTGQTCVCTNRFLVQNGIYDDFAAKLVEAVEKLKVGDGLKGETQQGPLIDLKAVEKVEEHITDAIAKGARVLCGGKRHELGRSFFQPTVLADVTGDMAVAREETFGPVAPLFRFSTEEEAIRMANDTEFGLAAYFYSRDIGRVWRVAEAVEYGIVGINTGLISTAVAPFGGVKESGFGREGSKYGVDDFLEIKYLCMGGI; encoded by the coding sequence ATGTTTACATTGAAAGATCCCACCCTTTTCCGCGAGCAATGTCACATCAACGGCCAGTGGGTTGACGCCGACAACGGCGAGACCATTGCGGTCACCAATCCGGCAACCGGCGAAACGATCGGCGCCATTCCGAAGATGGGCGCGAGCGAGACGCGGCGCGCCATCGAAGCTGCCAATGCCGCGTATCCCGCCTGGCGGGCCAAAACCGCCGCGGAACGGTCGGCTGTCCTGCGCCGGTGGTTCGAACTGTTGCTGGAAAACCAGGAGGACCTGGCCGTGCTCATGACCGCCGAGCAGGGAAAACCCCTGGCCGAGGCGCGCGGCGAGATTACCTACGCCGCATCGTTTCTGGAATGGTTCGCCGAAGAGGGAAAGCGGGTCTACGGCGATACCATCCCCCAGCACCAGCCGGACAAGCGGATCGTGGTCATCAAGGAACCGATCGGCGTCTGTGCCGCGATTACCCCCTGGAACTTTCCCGCGGCCATGATTACCCGCAAGGCAGGGCCGGCGCTGGCCGTCGGCTGTCCGATGGTGGTCAAGCCGGCCACCCAGACCCCTTTTTCCGCCCTGGCGCTGGCCGAACTGGCGGCCCGGGCCGGGGTTCCGGCCGGGGTGTTCAATGTGGTCACCGGCGCCTCCGGGGCCATCGGCGGCGAGATGACCGGCAATCCCATCGTCCGCAAGCTCACCTTTACCGGTTCGACCGAGATCGGCAAGCTGCTGATGGTGCAGTGCGCCGGCACGGTGAAGAAGCTGGCCATGGAGCTCGGGGGGAACGCGCCGTTCATCGTCTTCAACGATGCCGACCTGGATGCTGCAGTGGAGGGGGCGCTCATCTCCAAGTACCGCAATACCGGCCAGACCTGCGTCTGCACCAACCGTTTCCTGGTCCAGAACGGCATCTATGACGACTTTGCCGCCAAACTGGTCGAAGCGGTGGAGAAGCTCAAGGTCGGGGATGGGCTGAAGGGTGAAACCCAGCAGGGTCCGCTCATCGACCTGAAGGCGGTGGAGAAGGTCGAAGAGCACATCACCGATGCGATAGCCAAGGGGGCGCGGGTGCTCTGCGGCGGCAAACGGCACGAACTGGGCCGGTCGTTTTTCCAGCCGACGGTTCTGGCCGACGTAACCGGGGATATGGCCGTTGCCCGCGAGGAAACGTTCGGACCTGTTGCACCGCTGTTCCGTTTCAGTACCGAGGAGGAAGCGATCCGCATGGCCAACGACACCGAATTCGGACTCGCCGCCTATTTTTACAGCCGCGATATCGGCCGGGTTTGGCGCGTTGCCGAAGCGGTGGAATACGGCATCGTCGGCATCAACACCGGCCTGATCTCGACGGCGGTCGCCCCCTTCGGCGGGGTGAAGGAATCCGGCTTCGGCCGCGAAGGTTCCAAGTACGGTGTGGATGACTTCCTCGAAATAAAGTACCTCTGCATGGGTGGGATTTAA
- a CDS encoding ABC transporter ATP-binding protein, protein MKVLDVTSISVKYGNIQALWDISFSVKKGQLVALIGANGAGKTTTLKAICGLAPLASGRIEHNGGVISGWPVHKVVDQGITLVPEGRQLFPKMTVEENLLVGAYLKRAHGKRAQTLKQVYSIFPRLEERRNQTAETLSGGEQQMVAIGRALMQDPDVIMFDEPSLGLAPLMVREVFNVIQELHRQGLTIFLVEQNVHQTLKVTDYCYVMENGRIVGEGTGKELEADQTIREAYLGL, encoded by the coding sequence ATGAAAGTACTCGACGTTACATCCATTTCAGTAAAATACGGCAACATCCAGGCCCTTTGGGATATTTCGTTTTCGGTCAAGAAGGGGCAACTGGTGGCGCTGATCGGGGCCAACGGGGCAGGCAAGACCACGACCCTCAAGGCCATCTGCGGCCTGGCGCCGCTCGCTTCCGGGCGGATTGAGCATAACGGCGGCGTTATCAGCGGCTGGCCGGTACACAAGGTTGTGGATCAGGGGATCACCCTCGTGCCGGAGGGAAGGCAGCTCTTTCCCAAGATGACAGTGGAGGAGAACCTCCTGGTGGGGGCGTATCTCAAGCGGGCCCACGGCAAGAGGGCGCAGACCCTGAAACAGGTCTACTCCATTTTCCCAAGACTAGAGGAACGGCGCAACCAGACGGCGGAAACCCTTTCCGGCGGCGAGCAGCAGATGGTCGCCATCGGCCGGGCACTGATGCAGGACCCGGACGTGATCATGTTCGACGAGCCGAGTCTAGGCCTCGCCCCGCTCATGGTCAGGGAGGTGTTCAACGTGATCCAGGAACTGCACCGCCAGGGGCTGACCATTTTCCTCGTGGAGCAGAACGTCCATCAGACCCTGAAGGTGACCGATTACTGCTACGTCATGGAGAACGGCCGCATCGTCGGGGAAGGAACCGGCAAGGAGCTGGAGGCGGACCAGACCATCCGCGAGGCATACCTGGGACTGTAG
- a CDS encoding ABC transporter ATP-binding protein, translated as MAEPLLKVNSVTKCFGGLMAVNNVTCQVHEGEIVGLLGPNGAGKTTLFNVISGYYAPTSGSIVFKGQDISGRPPYDLAKLGIGRTFQVVKPFAGLSVLENVVIASFLRHPKLADAEKHAWRILETTGLADRAGIPASGLTLAGRKRLEISKALALEPSFLLLDEVVAGLNPTEADRTVELILKLKAEGMTILIVEHIMRVIMNISDRLVVLNFGEKIAEGTPAEVAENPLVIEAYLGEAAA; from the coding sequence ATGGCTGAACCTCTATTGAAAGTAAATTCCGTCACGAAATGCTTCGGCGGGTTGATGGCGGTCAATAATGTCACCTGCCAGGTTCACGAGGGAGAAATAGTCGGCCTCCTGGGCCCCAACGGCGCAGGCAAAACGACCCTCTTCAACGTCATCAGCGGCTATTACGCCCCGACGAGCGGCTCGATCGTCTTCAAGGGGCAGGACATCAGCGGCAGGCCCCCCTATGATCTGGCCAAGCTCGGCATCGGCCGTACCTTCCAGGTTGTCAAGCCCTTCGCGGGCCTCAGCGTGCTGGAAAACGTGGTGATCGCCTCGTTCCTGCGCCATCCGAAACTTGCCGACGCCGAAAAGCATGCCTGGCGGATTCTGGAAACAACCGGACTGGCTGATCGCGCCGGGATTCCCGCTTCAGGACTTACCCTGGCAGGGCGCAAACGCCTGGAGATCAGCAAGGCCCTGGCACTGGAACCTTCGTTTCTGCTCCTCGACGAGGTCGTGGCCGGGTTGAATCCGACCGAGGCCGACCGTACGGTCGAGCTGATCCTGAAGCTCAAGGCAGAGGGGATGACGATCCTGATCGTAGAACACATCATGCGGGTCATCATGAACATCAGTGATCGCCTGGTGGTGTTGAATTTCGGTGAAAAAATAGCCGAGGGGACACCGGCCGAAGTGGCTGAGAACCCGCTGGTTATTGAAGCCTATCTGGGAGAGGCCGCGGCATGA